The Candidatus Nitronereus thalassa genome includes the window GGATGAAAGGCAGTCCTATTCAACTTAATGCAAGAAACGGAACTTGTTAGCTTTTCATTTCACTCGTTCTCAACCAACCTTAAAAGGAGGCCGTCATGGAAAAAGACATTGCCATCATAACCTTGCATGGCATGGGAAAAAACAAAAAGGATTATGCAAACGGTATTAGGGAAGAACTGGCTGATGATTTAGGCAAGGAATCATGGGCTCAGATACATTTTGAATCCATTTTCTATCAGGATATTTTGCAGCCCAACCAAGATCGGGTGATGAAGGAAATGAAGAAGGACGAGATAGACTGGATCACCCTGAGGGAATTTCTGTTATTCGGGTTTTCAGATGCCGCAGGACTTGAGAGGAATGCTGGAGAGAAAAACAGTCCTTACAAACAAGCCCAGGAGAAAATTTTTAACGCTCTAGACCGTTCCTTTTCAGCTTTGGGTTCAAAATTCAAACCGGTAGTAATCGTGGCTCAGTCCTTGGGTTGCCAGGTAATCTCCAATTACATTTGGGATTCTCAAAAGGTCAAAGCCAATACAGGAGTTTGGAAAGATGGCCAGCCTGATGATGAACCGAAGGGTTCTCCCAAAGACCGGTTCAGGAGATTAAAAAGCTTAAGATTCCTTTTTTCCACTGGTTGCAACATTCCTGTGTTTGTCGCAGGCTTTTCGAAAGATCAGATAAAAGCAATAAGCACATCGGGAAAAGGCTATAATTTTTCCTGGCACAACTTTTATGATAGGGACGATGCATTGGGTTGGCCGTTAAAACCGTTAAGTCCCTCCTATAAGAAAGCCATTTTTGAAGATAGGGAAATTAACGCGGGGGGTGGATTCTTTAAATCAATAGTAACGGGGTGGAATCCATTCAGCCACGGGAATTATTGGGAAGACGGTGACTTCATTAAGCCCTTGTCCAAGAAAATCAACTCTTTGTTGTAGCTAATTTCTTCATTTCCCAGTTCCCATAATTTGTTTACAATTTTCCTACTCCACGAAGAAGGAGAACTGCCATGCAGGAGGTATTAGATTTATGGGTAAGAATTGCACCTTCATTTACCCCGCTTTTTATTTTATTGAGTGCTCTAATTGGCTATGGAGCGTCGCAATGGGTTACTAGAAAACAAGTTGAGCGTGAACGTAAAGATAGAGATAGGATGAAGTCAACCACCCTTCATCTTCTCAGGGATGAAATCTGCAAACGGTGGGAGACTTTCATAAAACCTGACCTGGAAACACTTATCAATGAAAATTCAAACAACTATTCATACTGCGTCAAACGCTTTTCTGAAAAAGAAATCTCCCCACACGACCTTTTTGTATTGGAGAAAATAGCCAATACCTTTAAAGACTATTTTATATTGTATGACAATGCCCTTCTTTCTGACATTGTACACGCACATGTGTTGATGCTTGACCTCGTTGACTTCAAAAATTTAGTAAACAGGAAAATTTCCACTCTTGAAGCGGGCAATAAAAGGCTGGAAATTTGTCAAAATAATGAACAGGCTCAAGCAAGTTTTGGTGATAAGGATTTTGCAATTATTGAATCTATATACACAAAACTGATCGGAAAGTTTCGTTCAATTTCCAACAAATTAGAGTTAGTCAAGAAAAAGTTGCCAGAGAGTTCCTCGACCTAATTGGCTCTCATAATTTAGATAAAATCAACAAAGGAGAAGATATATGTTTGGAATCGCGGAAACTATATTCAATGTTGCAAAAGAATTATTTGAGATTTTCACCAATTTGGATGAAGGACGCCTTAAGAGAACGGCGAAAATCTCTGACTATTTTTCGAATCTCGCTCAAACCATTGAAGACACCAGAGCATCTCTCAAGAAGGGAGAATATCCACATGGCAAATGTGAGGAACTACGGTTTCACGCTCAAAATATGAAAGAGACAATAGGAGATCTGATTGGTCAGGATAAGGCTGAAGAGTATTCAGATAGGGTCATGCAAGTATGGCAGATTGAGGGGATGCATGCTCAATTAGGCACTGCCAACGAACAGGACAAAGACAAACAACTTCATATTCTTGACGAAGCAGCTGGATACTTTCGGGGAGTGGCCGCACATTTACGTGTAAGCGGCTAATCCGAACAGTAATTCAGTTAAAGCCTTATAAGACTTCAATAAACAATCTCAGGAGATTCCTTTCCAACAGGAAGCCCAAGAGTAGATAAAACAAGTCAATCGAAGTATTGGACAATCAAAATGTCAGAGGGTCAATTTTTGGTTAGGGACAAGAACCAACCATTCCCATTTTTGAGTTACTTCAAAAAATTTCTATTCACGAGAAGCCTTGAGGTCCATGACTAATTCTCTGAAGAGGAAAGAAATCGGATGAAAGGTGATTACTTCTGAAGCCATCATTGGGCCTTGAATATGGCCAAGATAATGTCTGGCAAAGTGTGTCAGTACCTGAGCAAGCCGAAGGCTAAGCTTCCCGGAAGAGAACGATCTTTTATCTTGATATATGGTGATATAAATAATCTATCAAGATAAATTTCGGTTCATTTGTTACATAATATTTGTTTGACAAATGTTCTAAGAATCTATAATTTCGAAATCCCGATGGCAAGAAGGGCGAGACTCCACGGGGAGATTTCGTCTGGACTTGCTGACGGCCTACCAGTGAATGAAGCAGGTTTTTTAAAGCTTCTCTCCTTAGGCTAGAGGGCACGGGCCCGAAGGGAATAGGCGATCACGTCTATCTTTCTTCGGGTTGAAGCCTTATGGCCCAATCCCCAAAAAGATAGGCATCTCCAAAATCTTTTATTATTAATGGAGGTGTGCCATGGCACAACACTTCAATCAGTTCCAACCACCACCCCAGGAGCCTGGTTACTCGGTTCCACATGCGCAGCAAATCGCTGCCGCCTACGCCGGCGCAAAAAAAGCGCTGGAAGAGGCGTCGATTCCCGCCCGATTTTTAACATCCAAACAGACAAGTCAATTTTTAGGCCTCGCCACGATCACACTAGCGACATGGCGTGGTGAAGACAAAGGGCCACCCTACACAAAGTTGGGCCGACACATCCGGTACAACAAAGAAGACCTCATCAGATTTATGTCCACGACCAAAGCTGATGGCGAGGGGCCGATCAAGATCTTTCCAGGTAACCACGAAAAACCAAGCGACTACGATCTTGCGGTTTAGGATTTTCAAGAATATTCAACAAATTTACGGAGGAAAATTTAATGAAAACGAATACGACCGACAACACCAGCACCAAGACCGTAGCAAAGGTTATCGTACCAGAGTTCGACTGGAATCCTTGCTTACGATTGGCCGGCTACAAGTATCAACTATGCGTCTTCGGGGAAGAGGATGAAAATGGAAACCACTCGGGCGACATGTTGATATCCGGACCCGGTGCCGTCGAACTGGCATCCGAGTGTGCGGACGCGATGCTCCGGCACTTCGGCCCAGACCCCGAAGCCATCTGGGTGGCACGAGCCGCTTTTATTCACGAGCTGGACCAAGGACTGATGATGTCAGAAATGGCAGAGTTCCATTGGAAGGAAGGCCGGTCCGAGGAGGAAGCCGCCGAGGGACGGCTGTGGATTGAGAAACGAAGACAACGTATGCGCTCGACTCAGAAAGCCACGCCGGAAAAACTGGCGTGGCTACGGGCTTGGCAGAGGAATTGTACCGAAGAAATAGACCACGATGAAAATTTATCTTCAAAAAATAGGAAAAAGAGGCAATAGGACCATGGGGTCACCGAAGACCGTGCGCCTGGAGCGACGGACCAGAACGACTCATGTTTTGAGCCCGGACCCAGCGTATTGCCTTTTCGGCAACCCTACCTGATAACCGATCACCGAAGTCGACACGGACGAAATGGGTGACCGATCTCGACAGAGGCGGTCACCCAGAAAGGACAGAAATATCTGTCGAAGCAACCACATTTAAACAACTACCCCATGTGTGGTTGGCATGTGTGTAGAAGCCTCGCGGGCGCAAGCGAATGACGGATACCGAAAAAACATTCAGGCACCGAAATGGAAAAGTAACTATGAATCCGCAACATCATCTACCATCTGACTTACCCGCTTTTGACTTTGACACGCTCCAACGTTTTCTCGACGTGGTCAAAGGAGATAGCCCGTACTGCTGGCAGATTATTCCCGATAAAAATGGAAAAGGCCGAGCAACCTTATTTCATGGGACTCTTGAGGAGGTGAAAGACAAACTCATCCAGGCACAGCGAAATGGGTGTGGAATCTTTATCACGGTAAACCGAACAGATGGCAAAGGTCGGAGGAAAACAAACGTGCTCAAAGCTACCGCCGTCTTCGTCGACGCTGACGGTATCCCCTTGCCCGAGCAATGGCCAATC containing:
- a CDS encoding helix-turn-helix domain-containing protein, yielding MAQHFNQFQPPPQEPGYSVPHAQQIAAAYAGAKKALEEASIPARFLTSKQTSQFLGLATITLATWRGEDKGPPYTKLGRHIRYNKEDLIRFMSTTKADGEGPIKIFPGNHEKPSDYDLAV